The following DNA comes from Alienimonas californiensis.
CGATCAGCAGGACCCGCTTGCCGGCGACGTCGGCGGCGGGAATCAGATCGGCGACGCGGCCAGCCACGGAGGCGGTCGGCAGGGTCGGCGGCGGAGCGGGGGGGGCGAAGTCGGTCACGGCGCCGATCCTACCGCAGGCGTCTGGCTTCGGGGACCTCGGCGGGGCGTCATGGGGCGGCGCCTCGGGGCGGGGCACCTTGACGGGTCGACCCGCCGCCCGGACCATGCCCGACTGCGCCGCGAAGTCGTTTCGCGGCGACGACCGATCTCCCGGTTCGCCCGGGCGCCCCACTCACGGAAGACACACGGCCCCGGTCCGCCCGCCCCCATCCGGCCCCCGCATCGGGGCGTCCGCGGGGCGGCGGCGGGGCGTCACCACCGCTCATGACGCTGGCCGATTCGCTCCAAAAACAGTTCCGGGCCGACTTGCGGTTCCGCGGCGCCGGGTATCTCGACGCCGACCGCGTCACCCAACTGGCGCTCACGCCGGACAAGCTCGTCGCGGCGGTGCAGGAGAAGGCGGGGGAGTTCACCTGCGATCTCGACCGCACCGGCGGCTCGCTGCGGATGAGCTGCACCTGTCCGCAGTCCGGAAAACTGGGCGTCTGCAAGCACCTGTGGGGCGCCGTCCTGCTGGCCGACCGCGACAAGCTGCTCACCGGCCCGGTGCGGGGCGGGGAAGTGCCCCCCTTCGCCGCCGAGGACCCGGCCACCTCCAACTTCGGCTCCGCCTGGGACTTCGACGACGGCGACGACGAGGACTACGCCGTCGGCCCCGGCTCCCGCTCGTATGCGGCCCCGGCCCGCGGTCTGCTGGGGGACGAACCGGAGGAAGAGGAGGACGAGGGCGGCGTCGCCACGCTGAGGCGGGCCACCGCGCCGCAGGAGAAGGCTCGCTCCTGGGAGCGGGCCCTCGCCGGCGTCGCCGCGGAGGTCGCCGCCCCCCGCAAAGGCAGCAGCGCCGAACGCCAGATCTTCTACGAGTTGGACCTGCCCGCCAGCCGCAAGGAGCGGCGGATCGTCATTCAGGTCTCGCAGCGGCAGCGCCGGGCCAGCGGCCAGTGGGGCAAGCTGAAGGCCCTCCGCGTCCGCCCCGGCGATCTCGACACCATCGAACGGGAGGAGGACCGCACCGTCCTCGCCTACCTGTTCGGCGGCGTCGCCGAGCGGGACGCCAAGGACGGCAAGGAGACCGGCGTCTTCCGCTTTCACCTCGCCCACGAACTCGCCGAGCGCCTGCTCCCGCTGATGTGCGGCACCGGCAACGCCCGCATCCTCGACGCCGGCGAAAAGGCTGGGTGCCTGAGTTGGGACGGCGACGAGCCGTGGGAGCTCACCGCGGCCCTGCGGGAAGTCTCCCCGAAAGAGTCACGTCGGAAGTCCACGGCGGCGGAGGACTCCGCCGCGGGAGACAATGAGGAGTCCGATGAGTCGGATGAAGCACTTGAAGTCGTGGAGCCGGAACAGGAACCGGAAGAGGAGAGCGGTCCCGTCTCCCTGCGGCTCGCGGTCGAACTGACGCGGCCGGACGCCATCCGCAGGGCCGAAGACGCCGACCTGATGCTGCCTGGCGGCTTGGTGCTGTTGGACAACGTCCTCAGCCCGGTGATCGACTTCGGCGCCTACGACCTCGCCGAGCGCATCGGCCAGTCGGACGGCATCGTCATCCCGAAGGAGGAGGCGCACGAGGCGGTCGAAATGCTGTTCCGCCTGCCGGTGCTCCCCCGCCTCGAACTGCCGGACGACCAGCGCCTAGAAGAGGTGCGAGTCGAGCCGGGCCGCGAATTGCGGATTTCCAGCGGCTCCACCGCCGGCGGACGTCTGCCGGACCGGGCGACCGGGGCGGTGCGGTTCCGCTACGACGGCGAACCGATCGCTGGCGGCGATCCCCGCTGGGCGATTGTCAACAGCGAGGCCCGCAAGTGCCTGCTGCGGGACCTCGACGCCGAGGCCGCCGCGTGGGACCAGCTCCGCGACGTCGGCTTCCGCCGCCTCGCCAGTAAATCGGCCGGCGGCGTGGACGTGGAAATCGCCATCGGCGACCTCGGCGGCGCCGTCCGCGGCCTCACCGACGCCGGCTGGCTGATCCGCGCCGACGACAAGCCGGTCCGGCAGGCCGGCGAGCTGAAGTTCCAGGTCAAAAGCGGCATCGACTGGTTCGAGCTGCGGGGCGACGTCACCTTCGGCGACGCCACGATCGCTTTGCCGGACCTGCTTGCGGCGTTGGCACGCGGCGACGACGCGGTCCGGCTCTCCGACGGCTCTCTCGGCATCCTGCCGGCGGCCTGGGCGGAGCAGCTCGGCCTGCTCGCCGGGCTCGGCAGTGAGGAGGAGGATCATCTCAAGTTCACCGCCAACCAAGCCGTCCTGCTGGATACCCTGCTGGGCGCTCAGGAGGAGGTGGAGTACGACGAGCAGTTCACCGCACTCCGCGAACGCCTCCGCGGCCTCACCGGCGTGGAGCCGGCAGAGGAGCCCGAGGGCTTCGAGGGCGTCCTCCGGGAGTACCAGCAGAACGGCCTCGGCTGGATGCGGTTCCTACAGGACACCAACCTCGGCGGTTGCCTCGCGGACGACATGGGCCTCGGCAAGACCGTCCAACTGCTGGCCCTGCTCCAGGGCCGCAAGCGGCGGGCGGACGAGGGCGGCGATCATCTGCCGTCGCTGGTCGTCGTGCCGCGTTCGCTGCTGTTCAACTGGGCCAGCGAGGCTGAGCGCTTCACCCCGGAGCTGACGGTCGTCGAATACACCGGCCCGGACCGCCACCGCCTGCGGGACGAGTTTTCCAAGCTCGATCTGATCCTCACCACCTACGGCACGCTCCGCCGGGACGTGATGGACCTGAAAAAGCAGCCCTTCGATTACGTCGTGCTGGACGAGGCCCAGACGATCAAGAACGCCTCCTCGCAGGTCTCCAAGGCGGCTCGGCTGCTCAAGGCCCGGCACCGGCTGGCGCTCTCCGGCACGCCGATCGAGAACCACGTCGGCGACCTGTGGAGCATTTTCGAGTTCCTGAACCCGGGCATGCTCGGACGCAGTTCGCTGTTCCGCCGCTACGCCGCCGACCCTGAGGACAAGCAGGCCCGCGACCTGCTGGCCAAGGGCATCGGCCCGTTCGTGCTCCGCCGCACCAAGGCGGAGGTCGCCACCGACCTGCCCGCCAAGACCGAAATGACTCTCTCCGTCGAACTGGAGGGCGAACAGCGTCGGCTCTACGAGGAACTGCGGGACCACTACCGGCAGAGCCTGCTGGGCAGCGTCAAGGAGCAGGGCCTCGGCAAGACGCGGATGCACGTGCTCGAAGCGCTGCTCCGCCTCCGCCAGGCCGCCTGCCACCCGGCCTTGCTCGGGGAGGACAACGCGTCGATCCAGTCCGCGAAGGTCGAGGCACTCATTCCCAAGCTGCTGGAACTGATCGACGAGGGGCACAAAGCCCTCGTCTTCAGTCAGTTCACCAGCTTCCTCGGCCTCGTGCGGGAGCGGCTCGAACAGGAGGGCATCCGCCACGAATACCTCGACGGCCGCACCCGCGACCGCGGGGAGCGGGTCGAACGATTCCAGAACGACGACGGGCTCGGCGTGTTCCTCATCAGCCTGAAGGCCGGCGGCCTCGGCCTGAACCTCACCAGTGCCGACTACGTCTTCCTGCTGGACCCCTGGTGGAACCCCGCCGTGGAGGCCCAGGCGATCGACCGCAGTCACCGCGTCGGCCAGGAGCGCCCGGTCTTCGCCTACCGCCTGATCGCCCGCGACACGATCGAGGAGAAGATCGCGGAGCTCCAGAAGAAAAAGACCGAGTTGGCGGACGCCGTGCTGAACCAGGAGGAAAGCGTCGTCAGCGGACTCAGCGTCGAGGACGTTGAGCGCCTCCTGTCCTAAGGGCTGCGGCCGTGGCCGGTCCGGAGGTCGGGGACGGTGAGGGGAGGCGAACCCCTGCGGGTCGTGCGGTGTCCTGCGGGCGGTTTCGTCGGCGAAGATCGCTTGCGGGGCGTCGCACACTGGACGCCCCGCGGCTTCTCCGCAAGAATCCGCCCCCGGGAGCGATCCCAGGGTCCTCGCTTCGGCGAGGACGCGGGCGTGTAGATCAGTTGGTTAGATCGCAGCTCTGATAAAGCTGAGGTCGGAGGTTCGAGTCCTCCCACGCCCATCGCGCCGAGGCCCGACGTTTCCCTGCCGGGAATCGTCGGGCCTCTGTCGTGTCACGGGGACTTAGCTCAGCTGGGAGAGCGCCTGCTTTGCAAGCAGGAGGTCAGGGGTTCGATCCCCCTAGTCTCCAGTCATGGCGTCCGACGGTCCGAGGTGCGGACCCGGGCGGAAAGTCTGTCGAGCGGGGCTGCGGTTCAGGCCCCGCCGTTTCTGAGAGTTGCCGGTTCGTGCAGCAGCGTCGACACAATTGCTGCCGCCTCCGCGTCGTCTCCCAGTCGTCGCCTCCGTCGCCCCGGGCGACGTGAAAGCCGCGAGGGCAGGTGACGCGAACGTGAAACGTCGATGAGTCTCGCAGGGGGAGCCGGCTCAGACGCAGGTCGCCAAAGAGCGAGGTGCGACGCTCGACACGAACGACCTAGACACGCGTATGGGTCTCAGGGCGGACTGAGAGGTCCCCGAGCCGCGGCCGAGACTTTTCTCGGAAACCGCCCGCCGTGGCGTTGACGGCCCGGCGAGCGGCCCGTATCTTTCCCCCTCGCGAGACGCGTGCCGCCAAACGGCGTTGCACGGATCGCGAGCCACGCGGTTTGAGACGAAGGCGGCTTCGGCCAGCCGACGGCTCCGCGCGGCGCCGATTCGTCCTTCGGGGCGATCGATCTTTGACAACTTGTTAGTGTCCGAGTGGCATCTTGAAATGACGCAAGAGCGTCGTGCGTGAATCGCACGGCGCTCCGAGCGGTCAAAAGTTTTCCCGAGATCTTCTGAGGGCCCCGGATCGCGCGTCCGGCAGGTATGCAAAACTGCCGGGGAGTCGCGGATCCGCGTGGTCAAGCTCAAGAAGGGCACACGGGGGATGTCTTGGCGTCGGAAGGCGATGAAGGGCGTGGAAGGCTGCGAAAAGCCCGGGCGAGCCGTCAAACAGGCATTGATCCCGGGATTCCCGAATGACTCCGTCCCGAATCTATACGGACGGAGGGCCAACGTGGGGAACTGAAACATCTCAGTACCCACAGGAAGAGAAAGAAAACTCGATTCCCTCAGTAGCGGCGAGCGAACGGGGAAGAGCCCAAACCGGCGGGCTTGCCCGCCGGGGTTGTGGGATCGCCGATATCGACCGAGGTCGCTAGACGAACAGTCTGGAAAGTCTGACGAAACCGGGTGACAGTCCCGTAGTCGAAAGCGAGCGAGGCGTAGGCGACACCCGAGTAGGTGCGGTCACGTGGAACCCGCACTGAATCTGGGGGGCCCACCCCCCAAGGCTAAATACTCTCCGACGACCGATAGCGTAGAAGTAGCGCGAGCGAACGATGAAAAGAACCCCTATAAGGGGAGCTCAAAGAACCTGAAACCGTGTGCCTACAAGCTGTCGGAGCACTTCTTAGAGTGTGACGGCGTGCCTTTTGCATAATGATCCAGCGAGTTGCCGTCCCCGGCCCGGTTAAGCTCTTCAGGAGCGAAGCCTCAGCGAAAGCGAGTCTGAATAGGGCGTTACGTCGGCGGCGGCAGACGCGAAACCTGGTGAACTACCCATGAGCAGGTTGAAGCGCGGGTAAGACCGCGTGGAGGACCGAACCCACCTGGGTTGAAAACCGGGGGGATGACTTGTGGGGAGGAGTAAAAGTCTCATCAAACCAGGAGATAGCTCGTTCTCTCCGAAATAGCTTTAGGGCTAGCCTCGTGCCACTACGTTGCGGGGGTAGAGCGACTGATCTGGGCTGGGGCCCTTCCCGGGTACCCACCCTGACCAAACTCCGAATACCGCAGCGATTATCACGGGAGTCAGTCGGCGGGGGATAAGCTCCGCCGTCGAGAGGGAAACAACCCAGACCGCCCGCTAAGGTCCCAAAGATTTGCTGAAACACTAAGGATGTCGAAACGCCGTGACAGTCGGGATGTTGGCTTAGAAGCAGCCATCATTTAAAAAGTGCGTAATAGCTTACCGATCGAGCGTTTCGGCACCGATAATGACCGGGAGTAAGCAAGTCGCCGAAGCGGCGGATTGACGGCTTTGCCGTCAGTGGTAGGAGAGCGTCCCGTCATTGGAAGCGTTACCGTAAGGGGGCGTGAAGTGTGGCGGGAGTGATTATGCTGGAATGAGTAACGATCAGGCAGGTGAGAATCCTGCCCGCCGAAAGCCTAAGGTTTCCTGGGGAAGGTAAATCCGCCCAGGGTCAGCCGGTCCCTTAGTCGAGGCCGAAGGGCGTAGACGATGGACAGCGGGTTAATATTCCCGCGCCGCGGCACGAGAGGACGCCGCCATGAGATCTGTCGGGCTGTCGGAATAGCCCGTCCCG
Coding sequences within:
- a CDS encoding DEAD/DEAH box helicase, with protein sequence MTLADSLQKQFRADLRFRGAGYLDADRVTQLALTPDKLVAAVQEKAGEFTCDLDRTGGSLRMSCTCPQSGKLGVCKHLWGAVLLADRDKLLTGPVRGGEVPPFAAEDPATSNFGSAWDFDDGDDEDYAVGPGSRSYAAPARGLLGDEPEEEEDEGGVATLRRATAPQEKARSWERALAGVAAEVAAPRKGSSAERQIFYELDLPASRKERRIVIQVSQRQRRASGQWGKLKALRVRPGDLDTIEREEDRTVLAYLFGGVAERDAKDGKETGVFRFHLAHELAERLLPLMCGTGNARILDAGEKAGCLSWDGDEPWELTAALREVSPKESRRKSTAAEDSAAGDNEESDESDEALEVVEPEQEPEEESGPVSLRLAVELTRPDAIRRAEDADLMLPGGLVLLDNVLSPVIDFGAYDLAERIGQSDGIVIPKEEAHEAVEMLFRLPVLPRLELPDDQRLEEVRVEPGRELRISSGSTAGGRLPDRATGAVRFRYDGEPIAGGDPRWAIVNSEARKCLLRDLDAEAAAWDQLRDVGFRRLASKSAGGVDVEIAIGDLGGAVRGLTDAGWLIRADDKPVRQAGELKFQVKSGIDWFELRGDVTFGDATIALPDLLAALARGDDAVRLSDGSLGILPAAWAEQLGLLAGLGSEEEDHLKFTANQAVLLDTLLGAQEEVEYDEQFTALRERLRGLTGVEPAEEPEGFEGVLREYQQNGLGWMRFLQDTNLGGCLADDMGLGKTVQLLALLQGRKRRADEGGDHLPSLVVVPRSLLFNWASEAERFTPELTVVEYTGPDRHRLRDEFSKLDLILTTYGTLRRDVMDLKKQPFDYVVLDEAQTIKNASSQVSKAARLLKARHRLALSGTPIENHVGDLWSIFEFLNPGMLGRSSLFRRYAADPEDKQARDLLAKGIGPFVLRRTKAEVATDLPAKTEMTLSVELEGEQRRLYEELRDHYRQSLLGSVKEQGLGKTRMHVLEALLRLRQAACHPALLGEDNASIQSAKVEALIPKLLELIDEGHKALVFSQFTSFLGLVRERLEQEGIRHEYLDGRTRDRGERVERFQNDDGLGVFLISLKAGGLGLNLTSADYVFLLDPWWNPAVEAQAIDRSHRVGQERPVFAYRLIARDTIEEKIAELQKKKTELADAVLNQEESVVSGLSVEDVERLLS